The following proteins are co-located in the Penaeus vannamei isolate JL-2024 chromosome 34, ASM4276789v1, whole genome shotgun sequence genome:
- the LOC113803297 gene encoding uncharacterized protein isoform X1 gives MADLRILLLVSLLSLPPGQGEGPCLDELYVEGCPSYLFRSIRLSFMDTARTVFIEPREISEIIIRSRALHQPVNITTRHQIRLWGNGSEVCVDGPGLQTIKRKFSNNYLEIESSNPLWFSLDCINASHSCRFHRLIKVVFVPGENGLVTWRPEAHLFELKVGVLGRTGRIAPVQPANGQHSYDIAIHGSSAGPSCGISCPSLNLNFMSAAYCGHPMVIISVNKTRDPTWSYFDFSALVSRHTASGPPEDVPTALASPSSISTVDGDKTSKTFPLLVCAREGMLRRPAKGIFGFECDLGCWQNPTVVA, from the exons ATGGCCGATCTCAGGATCCTCCTCCTGGTCAGCCTGCTCTCTCTGCCCCCGGGTCAAG GCGAGGGACCCTGTTTGGACGAGCTCTACGTTGAAG GATGCCCAAGTTATCTATTCCGATCAATCCGGCTATCCTTTATGGACACGGCCCGAACCGTATTCATAGAACCGAGGGAAATCTCCGAAATAATTATAAGGAGCCGGGCTCTTCATCAGCCGGTCAACATCACGACGCGGCACCAGATCCGCCTGTGGGGGAACG GGTCCGAGGTCTGTGTTGATGGCCCTGGACTTCAAACAATAAAACGGAAATTCTCCAATAATTATCTTGAGATAGAGTCAAGCAATCCTCTTTGGTTTTCACTCGACTGCATCAATGCTTCCCACA GCTGCCGCTTCCACCGTCTCATTAAAGTGGTTTTCGTTCCCGGCGAGAATGGCCTGGTGACCTGGAGGCCGGAGGCCCATTTATTCGAGTTAAAAGTAGGAGTTCTGGGTCGCACTGGACGAATCGCCCCCGTACAACCAGCCAATGGACAACATTCTTATGACATCGCAATCCACGGGTCGTCTGCGG GACCCTCGTGTGGCATCAGCTGCCCTTCCCTGAACCTGAACTTCATGAGCGCTGCATACTGCGGACATCCCATGGTCATCATCAGCGTAAACAAGACCAGAGATCCTACATGGAGTTACTTCGACTTCTCTGCCCTGGTCTCTAGGCACACAG CGAGTGGTCCGCCGGAAGACGTCCCCACTGCACTCGCCAGCCCAAGCAGCATCTCAACGGTCGACGGGGATAAAACCAGTAAGACCTTTCCCTTACTCGTGTGCGCCAGAGAAGGTATGTTGAGGAGACCGGCCAAGGGTATCTTTGGTTTTGAATGTGACTTGGGTTGCTGGCAAAACCCAACTGTCGTTGCGTAG